A single window of Nematostella vectensis chromosome 4, jaNemVect1.1, whole genome shotgun sequence DNA harbors:
- the LOC5511354 gene encoding probable ATP-dependent RNA helicase DDX53 isoform X1, whose protein sequence is MEDWDDESSQIQPNDERGSWQNAEKKKPAGFGRGRSKRGYVNGNYEARRPGERSYGTRSVQNFGNQRQGGFQRSEDAMAENWRERDHGQGGSRRNESSHGGYRGGRNQGGFGGSCDERSYRDGTRVSCDDGGFGSRGNKGAGRWKSSRFTEIVNVNPDRVRTVIGRGGSTIKEIQETSGAHVRVKKEEGSFFETPVEITADTEESVQKAVKMIQDLDEHGHMTTTNQNSHAQPEKPRISFAEIHAGREEAERRKWAGLPTIKKHFYFEVDSVKNKDPSDVEQFRQASNNIMVENYGETVQERAIPNPVTKFEEAFEQYPEILEEIKKAGFVKPSPIQCQAWPVVMSGMDLIGIAQTGTGKTLAFLLPAFLHIDGQELAREKRGGPSVLVLSPTRELALQIEQEVKKYHYRGIRSVCIYGGGSRKDQIGVVEKGVEIVIATPGRLNDLLMHDILSVRSVTYLVLDEADRMLDMGFEPEIKKILLDIRPDRQTVMTSATWPPGVQRMADQYMTDPVRVFVGCLDLNACENVTQLVEEVDGSLKKERVIEFIEGMAPGEKVLIFVGKKVLADDLSSDLMLHGIDGVQCIHGDREQYDREQALDDFKTGLARILIATDVASRGLDIKDITYVINYDFPRHIEDYVHRVGRTGRAGRSGTSLTFISREDWRSAHKLIKIMVQANQEVPDFLHDMAKRYEDFRERMSAERGDRGDRVEGDGCYKCGKYGHFARECPDAGGSGRGRGGRGGRRGGYDHSYGTGSYDEFESFDNSGRRGRKKDFMYAMMS, encoded by the exons ATGGAAGATTGGGATGACGAGAGCTCTCAAATTCAGCCTAACGATGAGCGAGGTTCATGGCAGAACGCTGAGAAGAAGAAACCCGCCGGGTTTGGCCGAGGGCGCTCTAAACGCGGCTATGTGAACGGCAACTACGAGGCCAGGCGGCCCGGCGAAAGGAGTTATGGTACCAGGTCTGTACAGAACTTTGGCAATCAACGACAGGGTGGATTTCAAAGAAGTGAGGATGCAATGGCTGAGAACTGGCGCGAGCGGGACCACGGCCAAGGGGGGTCCCGCCGTAATGAGAGCTCCCATGGGGGGTACAGAGGGGGCAGGAATCAAGGAGGGTTTGGTGGTAGCTGTGATGAAAGGTCATATAGAGATGGGACTAGGGTAagctgtgatgatggtggattTGGCTCAAGGGGGAATAAGGGTGCTGGAAGGTGGAAAAGCAGCAGATTTACAGAGATAGTAAACGTGAACCCAGACCGAGTCAGAACTGTCATAG GGCGAGGTGGCTCTACAATAAAAGAGATACAGGAGACTTCTGGAGCACACGTCAGG GTTAAGAAAGAGGAGGGGTCATTCTTTGAGACGCCTGTTGAAATCACTGCAGATACTGAGGAATCTGTGCAGAAAGCAGTAAAGATGATTCAAGATCTTGATGAGCATGGCCACATGACCACAACAAACCAAAACTCACATGCACAACCAGA AAAGCCAAGAATTTCCTTTGCAGAGATTCATGCTGGACGTGAAGAGGCAGAAAGGAGAAAGTGGGCAG GTCTTCCAACAATCAAGAAGCATTTTTACTTTGAAGTAGATTCCGTAAAGAATAAAGACCCAAGCGATGTGGAACAATTCAg GCAAGCTAGTAACAACATCATGGTAGAGAACTATGGGGAGACTGTACAAGAACGAGCCATCCCCAACCCTGTCACAAAGTTTGAGGAGGCATTTGAACAGTACC CTGAAATTCTGGAAGAGATCAAGAAAGCAGGATTTGTCAAACCATCACCCATTCAG TGTCAAGCATGGCCTGTCGTCATGTCTGGAATGGACTTGATTGGAATTGCACAG ACTGGCACTGGAAAGACCCTTGCGTTCCTCCTCCCTGCCTTCCTGCACATCGATGGACAGGAGCT AGCACGAGAGAAGAGAGGCGGCCCATCCGTACTGGTCCTTTCACCTACTCGTGAGCTGGCCTTGCAGATTGAACAGGAAGTGAAGAAATACCATTACAGAGGAATCCGAAG TGTATGTATATATGGTGGAGGAAGCAGGAAGGATCAGATTGGTGTGGTGGAGAAAGGTGTTGAGATCGTCATAGCTACTCCTGGTAGATTGAATGACCTGTTAATGCATGACATCCTGTCCGTGCGAAGTGTAACATACCTG GTACTGGACGAGGCTGATAGAATGCTGGACATGGGGTTTGAaccagaaataaaaaagatctTGCTGGACATCAGACCTGATCGACAGACTGTCATGACTAG TGCCACCTGGCCACCTGGTGTACAACGTATGGCGGACCAGTACATGACAGATCCTGTCAGGGTGTTTGTAGGGTGTCTGGACCTGAAT GCGTGTGAGAATGTCACTCAGCTAGTGGAAGAGGTGGACGGGAGCTTGAAGAAAGAAAGG GTGATAGAGTTCATTGAAGGGATGGCTCCAGGAGAAAAAGTTCTTATCTTTGTTGGCAAAAAAGTCCT TGCCGACGATCTGTCCAGTGATCTGATGCTTCATGGGATAGATGGGGTTCAGTGTATCCATGGTGACAG GGAGCAGTACGATCGTGAGCAGGCCCTGGATGACTTCAAGACAGGCCTGGCACGCATCCTGATTGCTACTGACGTGGCGTCACGTGGTTTAGATATCAAGGATATCAC CTACGTCATCAACTACGATTTCCCTCGCCACATTGAAGACTACGTGCATAGAGTGGGCCGCACTGGACGGGCCGG CCGTAGCGGTACGTCCCTAACGTTTATCAGCCGAGAGGACTGGCGATCTGCGCACAAGCTGATCAAGATCATGGTTCAGGCAAACCAGGAGGTACCCGACTTTCTCCATGACATGGCCAAGAGATATGAGGACTTCCGCGAGCGCATGAGCGCAGAGCGCGGCGACCGAGGCGACCGAGTCGAAG GTGATGGTTGCTACAAGTGCGGCAAATATGGTCACTTTGCGCGCGAATGCCCCGACGCGGGGGGTAGCGGCAGAGGTAGGGGTGGTCGAGGAGGAAGGCGTGGCGGCTACGACCACTCCTACGGGACGGGCTCATATGACGAGTTCGAGTCGTTTGACAACAGCGGGAGGCGAGGCAGAAAGAAGGATTTCATGTACGCCATGATGTCATGA
- the LOC5511354 gene encoding probable ATP-dependent RNA helicase DDX43 isoform X4 encodes MHIFLTLIGRGGSTIKEIQETSGAHVRVKKEEGSFFETPVEITADTEESVQKAVKMIQDLDEHGHMTTTNQNSHAQPEKPRISFAEIHAGREEAERRKWAGLPTIKKHFYFEVDSVKNKDPSDVEQFRQASNNIMVENYGETVQERAIPNPVTKFEEAFEQYPEILEEIKKAGFVKPSPIQCQAWPVVMSGMDLIGIAQTGTGKTLAFLLPAFLHIDGQELAREKRGGPSVLVLSPTRELALQIEQEVKKYHYRGIRSVCIYGGGSRKDQIGVVEKGVEIVIATPGRLNDLLMHDILSVRSVTYLVLDEADRMLDMGFEPEIKKILLDIRPDRQTVMTSATWPPGVQRMADQYMTDPVRVFVGCLDLNACENVTQLVEEVDGSLKKERVIEFIEGMAPGEKVLIFVGKKVLADDLSSDLMLHGIDGVQCIHGDREQYDREQALDDFKTGLARILIATDVASRGLDIKDITYVINYDFPRHIEDYVHRVGRTGRAGRSGTSLTFISREDWRSAHKLIKIMVQANQEVPDFLHDMAKRYEDFRERMSAERGDRGDRVEGDGCYKCGKYGHFARECPDAGGSGRGRGGRGGRRGGYDHSYGTGSYDEFESFDNSGRRGRKKDFMYAMMS; translated from the exons ATGCATATTTTCCTCACTCTCATAG GGCGAGGTGGCTCTACAATAAAAGAGATACAGGAGACTTCTGGAGCACACGTCAGG GTTAAGAAAGAGGAGGGGTCATTCTTTGAGACGCCTGTTGAAATCACTGCAGATACTGAGGAATCTGTGCAGAAAGCAGTAAAGATGATTCAAGATCTTGATGAGCATGGCCACATGACCACAACAAACCAAAACTCACATGCACAACCAGA AAAGCCAAGAATTTCCTTTGCAGAGATTCATGCTGGACGTGAAGAGGCAGAAAGGAGAAAGTGGGCAG GTCTTCCAACAATCAAGAAGCATTTTTACTTTGAAGTAGATTCCGTAAAGAATAAAGACCCAAGCGATGTGGAACAATTCAg GCAAGCTAGTAACAACATCATGGTAGAGAACTATGGGGAGACTGTACAAGAACGAGCCATCCCCAACCCTGTCACAAAGTTTGAGGAGGCATTTGAACAGTACC CTGAAATTCTGGAAGAGATCAAGAAAGCAGGATTTGTCAAACCATCACCCATTCAG TGTCAAGCATGGCCTGTCGTCATGTCTGGAATGGACTTGATTGGAATTGCACAG ACTGGCACTGGAAAGACCCTTGCGTTCCTCCTCCCTGCCTTCCTGCACATCGATGGACAGGAGCT AGCACGAGAGAAGAGAGGCGGCCCATCCGTACTGGTCCTTTCACCTACTCGTGAGCTGGCCTTGCAGATTGAACAGGAAGTGAAGAAATACCATTACAGAGGAATCCGAAG TGTATGTATATATGGTGGAGGAAGCAGGAAGGATCAGATTGGTGTGGTGGAGAAAGGTGTTGAGATCGTCATAGCTACTCCTGGTAGATTGAATGACCTGTTAATGCATGACATCCTGTCCGTGCGAAGTGTAACATACCTG GTACTGGACGAGGCTGATAGAATGCTGGACATGGGGTTTGAaccagaaataaaaaagatctTGCTGGACATCAGACCTGATCGACAGACTGTCATGACTAG TGCCACCTGGCCACCTGGTGTACAACGTATGGCGGACCAGTACATGACAGATCCTGTCAGGGTGTTTGTAGGGTGTCTGGACCTGAAT GCGTGTGAGAATGTCACTCAGCTAGTGGAAGAGGTGGACGGGAGCTTGAAGAAAGAAAGG GTGATAGAGTTCATTGAAGGGATGGCTCCAGGAGAAAAAGTTCTTATCTTTGTTGGCAAAAAAGTCCT TGCCGACGATCTGTCCAGTGATCTGATGCTTCATGGGATAGATGGGGTTCAGTGTATCCATGGTGACAG GGAGCAGTACGATCGTGAGCAGGCCCTGGATGACTTCAAGACAGGCCTGGCACGCATCCTGATTGCTACTGACGTGGCGTCACGTGGTTTAGATATCAAGGATATCAC CTACGTCATCAACTACGATTTCCCTCGCCACATTGAAGACTACGTGCATAGAGTGGGCCGCACTGGACGGGCCGG CCGTAGCGGTACGTCCCTAACGTTTATCAGCCGAGAGGACTGGCGATCTGCGCACAAGCTGATCAAGATCATGGTTCAGGCAAACCAGGAGGTACCCGACTTTCTCCATGACATGGCCAAGAGATATGAGGACTTCCGCGAGCGCATGAGCGCAGAGCGCGGCGACCGAGGCGACCGAGTCGAAG GTGATGGTTGCTACAAGTGCGGCAAATATGGTCACTTTGCGCGCGAATGCCCCGACGCGGGGGGTAGCGGCAGAGGTAGGGGTGGTCGAGGAGGAAGGCGTGGCGGCTACGACCACTCCTACGGGACGGGCTCATATGACGAGTTCGAGTCGTTTGACAACAGCGGGAGGCGAGGCAGAAAGAAGGATTTCATGTACGCCATGATGTCATGA
- the LOC5511354 gene encoding probable ATP-dependent RNA helicase DDX43 isoform X7 — MIQDLDEHGHMTTTNQNSHAQPEKPRISFAEIHAGREEAERRKWAGLPTIKKHFYFEVDSVKNKDPSDVEQFRQASNNIMVENYGETVQERAIPNPVTKFEEAFEQYPEILEEIKKAGFVKPSPIQCQAWPVVMSGMDLIGIAQTGTGKTLAFLLPAFLHIDGQELAREKRGGPSVLVLSPTRELALQIEQEVKKYHYRGIRSVCIYGGGSRKDQIGVVEKGVEIVIATPGRLNDLLMHDILSVRSVTYLVLDEADRMLDMGFEPEIKKILLDIRPDRQTVMTSATWPPGVQRMADQYMTDPVRVFVGCLDLNACENVTQLVEEVDGSLKKERVIEFIEGMAPGEKVLIFVGKKVLADDLSSDLMLHGIDGVQCIHGDREQYDREQALDDFKTGLARILIATDVASRGLDIKDITYVINYDFPRHIEDYVHRVGRTGRAGRSGTSLTFISREDWRSAHKLIKIMVQANQEVPDFLHDMAKRYEDFRERMSAERGDRGDRVEGDGCYKCGKYGHFARECPDAGGSGRGRGGRGGRRGGYDHSYGTGSYDEFESFDNSGRRGRKKDFMYAMMS, encoded by the exons ATGATTCAAGATCTTGATGAGCATGGCCACATGACCACAACAAACCAAAACTCACATGCACAACCAGA AAAGCCAAGAATTTCCTTTGCAGAGATTCATGCTGGACGTGAAGAGGCAGAAAGGAGAAAGTGGGCAG GTCTTCCAACAATCAAGAAGCATTTTTACTTTGAAGTAGATTCCGTAAAGAATAAAGACCCAAGCGATGTGGAACAATTCAg GCAAGCTAGTAACAACATCATGGTAGAGAACTATGGGGAGACTGTACAAGAACGAGCCATCCCCAACCCTGTCACAAAGTTTGAGGAGGCATTTGAACAGTACC CTGAAATTCTGGAAGAGATCAAGAAAGCAGGATTTGTCAAACCATCACCCATTCAG TGTCAAGCATGGCCTGTCGTCATGTCTGGAATGGACTTGATTGGAATTGCACAG ACTGGCACTGGAAAGACCCTTGCGTTCCTCCTCCCTGCCTTCCTGCACATCGATGGACAGGAGCT AGCACGAGAGAAGAGAGGCGGCCCATCCGTACTGGTCCTTTCACCTACTCGTGAGCTGGCCTTGCAGATTGAACAGGAAGTGAAGAAATACCATTACAGAGGAATCCGAAG TGTATGTATATATGGTGGAGGAAGCAGGAAGGATCAGATTGGTGTGGTGGAGAAAGGTGTTGAGATCGTCATAGCTACTCCTGGTAGATTGAATGACCTGTTAATGCATGACATCCTGTCCGTGCGAAGTGTAACATACCTG GTACTGGACGAGGCTGATAGAATGCTGGACATGGGGTTTGAaccagaaataaaaaagatctTGCTGGACATCAGACCTGATCGACAGACTGTCATGACTAG TGCCACCTGGCCACCTGGTGTACAACGTATGGCGGACCAGTACATGACAGATCCTGTCAGGGTGTTTGTAGGGTGTCTGGACCTGAAT GCGTGTGAGAATGTCACTCAGCTAGTGGAAGAGGTGGACGGGAGCTTGAAGAAAGAAAGG GTGATAGAGTTCATTGAAGGGATGGCTCCAGGAGAAAAAGTTCTTATCTTTGTTGGCAAAAAAGTCCT TGCCGACGATCTGTCCAGTGATCTGATGCTTCATGGGATAGATGGGGTTCAGTGTATCCATGGTGACAG GGAGCAGTACGATCGTGAGCAGGCCCTGGATGACTTCAAGACAGGCCTGGCACGCATCCTGATTGCTACTGACGTGGCGTCACGTGGTTTAGATATCAAGGATATCAC CTACGTCATCAACTACGATTTCCCTCGCCACATTGAAGACTACGTGCATAGAGTGGGCCGCACTGGACGGGCCGG CCGTAGCGGTACGTCCCTAACGTTTATCAGCCGAGAGGACTGGCGATCTGCGCACAAGCTGATCAAGATCATGGTTCAGGCAAACCAGGAGGTACCCGACTTTCTCCATGACATGGCCAAGAGATATGAGGACTTCCGCGAGCGCATGAGCGCAGAGCGCGGCGACCGAGGCGACCGAGTCGAAG GTGATGGTTGCTACAAGTGCGGCAAATATGGTCACTTTGCGCGCGAATGCCCCGACGCGGGGGGTAGCGGCAGAGGTAGGGGTGGTCGAGGAGGAAGGCGTGGCGGCTACGACCACTCCTACGGGACGGGCTCATATGACGAGTTCGAGTCGTTTGACAACAGCGGGAGGCGAGGCAGAAAGAAGGATTTCATGTACGCCATGATGTCATGA
- the LOC5511354 gene encoding probable ATP-dependent RNA helicase DDX43 isoform X3, with protein MHIFLTVIGRGGSTIKEIQETSGAHVRVKKEEGSFFETPVEITADTEESVQKAVKMIQDLDEHGHMTTTNQNSHAQPEKPRISFAEIHAGREEAERRKWAGLPTIKKHFYFEVDSVKNKDPSDVEQFRQASNNIMVENYGETVQERAIPNPVTKFEEAFEQYPEILEEIKKAGFVKPSPIQCQAWPVVMSGMDLIGIAQTGTGKTLAFLLPAFLHIDGQELAREKRGGPSVLVLSPTRELALQIEQEVKKYHYRGIRSVCIYGGGSRKDQIGVVEKGVEIVIATPGRLNDLLMHDILSVRSVTYLVLDEADRMLDMGFEPEIKKILLDIRPDRQTVMTSATWPPGVQRMADQYMTDPVRVFVGCLDLNACENVTQLVEEVDGSLKKERVIEFIEGMAPGEKVLIFVGKKVLADDLSSDLMLHGIDGVQCIHGDREQYDREQALDDFKTGLARILIATDVASRGLDIKDITYVINYDFPRHIEDYVHRVGRTGRAGRSGTSLTFISREDWRSAHKLIKIMVQANQEVPDFLHDMAKRYEDFRERMSAERGDRGDRVEGDGCYKCGKYGHFARECPDAGGSGRGRGGRGGRRGGYDHSYGTGSYDEFESFDNSGRRGRKKDFMYAMMS; from the exons ATGCATATTTTCCTCACTGTCATAG GGCGAGGTGGCTCTACAATAAAAGAGATACAGGAGACTTCTGGAGCACACGTCAGG GTTAAGAAAGAGGAGGGGTCATTCTTTGAGACGCCTGTTGAAATCACTGCAGATACTGAGGAATCTGTGCAGAAAGCAGTAAAGATGATTCAAGATCTTGATGAGCATGGCCACATGACCACAACAAACCAAAACTCACATGCACAACCAGA AAAGCCAAGAATTTCCTTTGCAGAGATTCATGCTGGACGTGAAGAGGCAGAAAGGAGAAAGTGGGCAG GTCTTCCAACAATCAAGAAGCATTTTTACTTTGAAGTAGATTCCGTAAAGAATAAAGACCCAAGCGATGTGGAACAATTCAg GCAAGCTAGTAACAACATCATGGTAGAGAACTATGGGGAGACTGTACAAGAACGAGCCATCCCCAACCCTGTCACAAAGTTTGAGGAGGCATTTGAACAGTACC CTGAAATTCTGGAAGAGATCAAGAAAGCAGGATTTGTCAAACCATCACCCATTCAG TGTCAAGCATGGCCTGTCGTCATGTCTGGAATGGACTTGATTGGAATTGCACAG ACTGGCACTGGAAAGACCCTTGCGTTCCTCCTCCCTGCCTTCCTGCACATCGATGGACAGGAGCT AGCACGAGAGAAGAGAGGCGGCCCATCCGTACTGGTCCTTTCACCTACTCGTGAGCTGGCCTTGCAGATTGAACAGGAAGTGAAGAAATACCATTACAGAGGAATCCGAAG TGTATGTATATATGGTGGAGGAAGCAGGAAGGATCAGATTGGTGTGGTGGAGAAAGGTGTTGAGATCGTCATAGCTACTCCTGGTAGATTGAATGACCTGTTAATGCATGACATCCTGTCCGTGCGAAGTGTAACATACCTG GTACTGGACGAGGCTGATAGAATGCTGGACATGGGGTTTGAaccagaaataaaaaagatctTGCTGGACATCAGACCTGATCGACAGACTGTCATGACTAG TGCCACCTGGCCACCTGGTGTACAACGTATGGCGGACCAGTACATGACAGATCCTGTCAGGGTGTTTGTAGGGTGTCTGGACCTGAAT GCGTGTGAGAATGTCACTCAGCTAGTGGAAGAGGTGGACGGGAGCTTGAAGAAAGAAAGG GTGATAGAGTTCATTGAAGGGATGGCTCCAGGAGAAAAAGTTCTTATCTTTGTTGGCAAAAAAGTCCT TGCCGACGATCTGTCCAGTGATCTGATGCTTCATGGGATAGATGGGGTTCAGTGTATCCATGGTGACAG GGAGCAGTACGATCGTGAGCAGGCCCTGGATGACTTCAAGACAGGCCTGGCACGCATCCTGATTGCTACTGACGTGGCGTCACGTGGTTTAGATATCAAGGATATCAC CTACGTCATCAACTACGATTTCCCTCGCCACATTGAAGACTACGTGCATAGAGTGGGCCGCACTGGACGGGCCGG CCGTAGCGGTACGTCCCTAACGTTTATCAGCCGAGAGGACTGGCGATCTGCGCACAAGCTGATCAAGATCATGGTTCAGGCAAACCAGGAGGTACCCGACTTTCTCCATGACATGGCCAAGAGATATGAGGACTTCCGCGAGCGCATGAGCGCAGAGCGCGGCGACCGAGGCGACCGAGTCGAAG GTGATGGTTGCTACAAGTGCGGCAAATATGGTCACTTTGCGCGCGAATGCCCCGACGCGGGGGGTAGCGGCAGAGGTAGGGGTGGTCGAGGAGGAAGGCGTGGCGGCTACGACCACTCCTACGGGACGGGCTCATATGACGAGTTCGAGTCGTTTGACAACAGCGGGAGGCGAGGCAGAAAGAAGGATTTCATGTACGCCATGATGTCATGA